From Vigna radiata var. radiata cultivar VC1973A unplaced genomic scaffold, Vradiata_ver6 scaffold_208, whole genome shotgun sequence, the proteins below share one genomic window:
- the LOC106780756 gene encoding uncharacterized protein LOC106780756, whose product MEECKVAVTRSKRRAEKEIIEIESSEEEEDDEKIIDLRSEGEEEGEQEKTKRKENHHEKFREIFNQVIVVPLAQALHQIPIYSKRIKYYLGDVIDLDEEEIEKREVYTRPKKRKHPTKMKDPGSLTLPSVIGDVDVGRAMLDSGSNINMMSVSYLKKIRGLVLKPSNLSVMVADGSTKWPIGMVEDVIVRVEHLEFLVDFIVMDMDTNERIPVILGRPFMRTAKLLMSIYEGRIMLKDQENVPKEEDIDKGIHLNLKKAILQPGAKVKYKKKEWLVKELKEKGVVEIERPYSRLPKEVDRMHLKSWWAEDTNVGEKT is encoded by the exons ATGG aggaatgcaaagTAGCAGTGACCAGGAGTAAGAGGAGAgcagaaaaagaaatcattgaGATTGAGAGTAGtgaggaggaggaagatgatgagaaAATCATTGACTTAAGAAGTgagggagaagaagaaggagagcAGGAAAAAactaagagaaaagaaaatcaccATGAGAAATTTAGAGAGATTTTTAATCAGGTGATTGTAGTGCCTTTAGCCCAAGCACTCCACCAGATTCCTATTTACTCCAAGAGAATAAAATACTATCTTGGAGATGtgatagatcttgatgaagaggaaaTTGAGAAACGGGAAGTTTATACACGGCCTAAGAAAAGAAAGCATCCAactaaaatgaaggatccaggaagtCTTACTCTTCCAAGTGTTATAGGAGATGTGGATGTTGGAAGAGCTATGCTAGATTCTGGATCTAATATTAATATGATGTCTGTatcttatttgaaaaaaattagaggGTTAGTATTGAAACCATCTAATCTTTCTGTGATGGTAGCGGATGGATCTACTAAGTGGCCGATTGGTATGGTGGAGGATGTTATTGTTCGTGTGGAGCATCTtgagttcttggttgattttatagtcATGGATATGGACACAAATGAAAGGATTCCAGTGATTTTGGGAAGGCCTTTCATGAGAACTGCTAAATTGCTGATGAGTATCTATGAAGGAAGAATTATGCTAAAGGACCAGGAAAAT GTGCCTAAGGAAGAAGATATTGATAAAGGAATCcaccttaatttaaaaaaagcaATACTCCAACCTGGTGCAAAggtgaaatacaagaagaaggaGTGGTTAGTGAAAGAGCTTAAAGAGAAAGGAGTGGTGGAGATTGAAAGACCATACTCCAGACTACCCAAGGAGGTGGATAGGATGCATCTGAAGAGTTGGTGGGCTGAAGACACCAACGTAGGCGAGAAGACATGA